One region of Zingiber officinale cultivar Zhangliang chromosome 7B, Zo_v1.1, whole genome shotgun sequence genomic DNA includes:
- the LOC122004735 gene encoding pollen receptor-like kinase 2: MGARRRSNTVLVSTINDVDQGSVNVTLRTPPTSYEKSKSLDYEGSMVASADDEGSILLQFKSKLSSDRLGGPLADWGPTNGAGPGPCAANWTGVRCKRGRVSTLQLENMGLSGDVSLEALAGLPDLRSLSISNNNFRGPIPNLSALPELKFAYLWMNRFSGEVPDGMFAAMRGLKRLWLSQNNFSGRIPSSLTAPRKLSQLRLDGNHFDGPIPELWQPDLNFVNVSYNNLQGPIPVRLSAMKAAWFAGNPDLCGAPLSEECPKPSKKKLSSGLLIAVILIAVAAILVLVGLVSFFLRRRKKPTETVAATTTISNQLQTNKTATIKHLEADRMELGLVEYHHRPAEPTGKLSFLVEGREDFELEDLLRASAEALGNGNLGSSYKAILLSGQTVIVKRFKEMNAMGKEEFEEHLRTLGRLSHPNLLPLLAYCYRKEDKMLITNYNPSGSLAQMLHGSHGPSRVSPLNWPLRLKIIKGVARGLAHLYEELPTLIVPHGHLKSSNVLLNPQCEPLLTDYALMPMLNRALAAEAMEGYKAPECAGQHGKPCRKSDVWSLGILILEILTGKFPASHLKQGRAGTDLARWVNSVVREEWTGEVFDTSMKGTKNCEGEMLKLLQVGMACCEVDVGKRLELEVAMARIENLKEKESDAENSSIISDAEAYSSKAMTTEDEISFSINN; encoded by the exons cgCCGACGACGAAGGCAGCATTCTCCTCCAATTCAAGTCCAAGCTTTCTTCCGACCGCCTCGGCGGGCCCCTCGCCGATTGGGGCCCCACCAACGGTGCCGGCCCCGGCCCCTGCGCCGCCAATTGGACCGGCGTCCGCTGCAAACGTGGCCGCGTCTCGACGCTCCAGCTCGAGAACATGGGCCTCTCCGGCGACGTCAGCCTCGAGGCCCTCGCGGGCCTTCCGGACCTCCGATCCCTCAGCATCAGCAACAACAACTTCCGTGGTCCCATCCCCAACCTGTCCGCGCTGCCGGAACTCAAATTCGCCTACCTATGGATGAACCGCTTCTCCGGCGAGGTTCCCGACGGTATGTTTGCGGCCATGCGGGGGCTGAAGAGGCTGTGGCTGTCGCAGAACAACTTCTCCGGCAGGATCCCGAGCTCCCTGACGGCGCCCAGGAAGCTCAGCCAGCTGCGGCTCGACGGCAACCACTTCGACGGGCCCATACCGGAGCTCTGGCAGCCGGATCTCAACTTCGTCAACGTCTCCTACAACAATCTGCAAGGCCCCATCCCCGTCCGGCTCAGCGCCATGAAAGCAGCCTGGTTTGCAG GCAATCCTGATCTTTGCGGTGCACCACTCAGTGAGGAATGCCCTAAACCATccaagaagaagctctcttccgGACTCCTTATCGCCGTAATACTGATAGCAGTAGCTGCCATCCTCGTACTCGTGGGACTGGTTAGCTTCTTCCTCCGTCGACGGAAGAAACCCACTGAAACTGTTGCAGCAACCACTACAATATCCAATCAACTCCAGACCAACAAGACCGCGACAATTAAGCATCTGGAGGCTGATCGGATGGAGCTCGGATTGGTCGAGTACCACCACCGACCGGCCGAGCCGACGGGCAAGCTCTCGTTCCTCGTGGAAGGGAGGGAGGACTTCGAGCTCGAGGACTTACTCAGAGCCTCGGCCGAAGCTCTCGGCAATGGCAATTTGGGATCCTCCTACAAGGCCATCCTCCTCAGCGGCCAAACGGTCATCGTGAAGAGATTCAAGGAGATGAATGCGATGGGGAAAGAGGAGTTCGAGGAGCACCTGAGAACGCTGGGGAGGCTGTCGCACCCCAATTTGCTGCCTCTGCTGGCCTACTGCTACAGGAAGGAAGACAAGATGTTGATCACCAATTATAACCCCAGCGGAAGCTTGGCGCAAATGCTACACGGCAGTCACGGTCCTTCTCGAGTTTCGCCATTGAACTGGCCTCTGAGGTTAAAGATCATTAAAGGAGTAGCGAGGGGCCTCGCTCACCTGTACGAGGAGCTGCCCACGCTTATCGTTCCTCACGGCCACCTCAAATCCTCGAACGTGTTGCTGAATCCCCAATGCGAGCCCCTGCTCACAGACTACGCCCTCATGCCCATGCTCAACAGGGCGCTCGCTGCGGAGGCCATGGAGGGTTACAAGGCTCCGGAGTGCGCCGGCCAGCACGGAAAGCCTTGCCGGAAGAGCGACGTCTGGAGCTTGGGGATCTTGATACTCGAGATCCTGACCGGTAAGTTCCCGGCGAGTCATTTGAAACAGGGGAGAGCAGGGACGGACTTGGCGAGATGGGTGAACTCGGTGGTGAGGGAGGAGTGGACGGGGGAAGTGTTCGACACGAGCATGAAGGGCACCAAGAACTGCGAAGGGGAGATGCTGAAGCTGTTGCAGGTGGGAATGGCTTGCTGCGAGGTGGACGTGGGCAAGAGGTTGGAGTTGGAGGTGGCGATGGCGAGGATCGAGAACTTGAAGGAGAAGGAGAGTGATGCTGAGAATTCCTCCATTATCAGTGATGCTGAAGCGTATTCTTCCAAAGCAATGACGACTGAAGATGAAATCTCTTTCTCCATCAATAACTGA